DNA from Calditrichota bacterium:
AAACATCCAACGGCACACGCAGACGTCCGGCGGTGTTTTCCAGAAACCGCCCCGTTCCGGCCGCGCATTTGTCGTTCATCACGAAATCGATGACCCGCCCCTCTTTGCCAATGATAATTACCTTGCTGTCCTGGCCCCCAATGTCCACCAGCGTGCCGGGTTTTTGCAGCTCGTGGTACACACCGCGGGCGTGGCAGGTGATTTCCGTCAGATTGCGCGTGGCGTTTTTAACCAGCTTTCGCCCGTACCCGGTGGCTACCAGGGGAATGGCATCCAGCGAACCGAATCGCTTTTCGGCCTCCGCCAGCATGTGTGCCACCTGATCTTCCACACGCGGATCGGCCGGTTCCAGCAGGTGCCAGATCATTTTTCCGGCCGCATTCACCCCCACAATTTTGCAGGTCGTGGAACCCGCATCCAATCCCAGGGCAGCTACTTTTTCGTCACTCATCCCTCTAAAATCTCCAGAAAAGCCGCAATGCGGTTTTCGGCCTGTTCATCCGAATATGCACGCGGGTCGTTGTGATCGGCCTCCAAAAGCAGCGCCGGAATGCCGGTGTCATTCACAAAATAGTCGCGTTGGTCGATCTGCCCCAGGGAGTAGGGTTTGCAGGAGCGGTCGGAGTGGAGCACAACCCCGTCAGCGGAAAACTCCCGCACCATTTTTTTCATGGTTTGCAATTTGTGGCCGGTGCCGCGATTCAAAATCGGGTGCAGGTAGGTGCGCG
Protein-coding regions in this window:
- a CDS encoding 2-hydroxyglutaryl-CoA dehydratase, with the translated sequence MSDEKVAALGLDAGSTTCKIVGVNAAGKMIWHLLEPADPRVEDQVAHMLAEAEKRFGSLDAIPLVATGYGRKLVKNATRNLTEITCHARGVYHELQKPGTLVDIGGQDSKVIIIGKEGRVIDFVMNDKCAAGTGRFLENTAGRLRVPLDVLGRTALSVDQEEKISSTCTVFAESEIISLVAHGVAVEPILRGLHRSLISRIVAMIRSVGLVPPLMLSGGVAQNEAMRKMLEEETGESVHLPHYPQLTGAYGAALIGLGT